A genomic stretch from Bifidobacterium sp. ESL0769 includes:
- a CDS encoding UTP--glucose-1-phosphate uridylyltransferase yields MAPPIKTENTRLRKRCGLEDAFEASAQKMHEAHMSDVAIAQFKRLYEEWQHNAASSWIREDAVEPLQDVPSFHDVYKTIDHDQAVHAFAKTAFLKLNGGLGTSMGLDKAKSLLPVRRHKARPMRFIDIIMGQVTTARQRLNVPLPLTMMNSFRTSKDTIEALKESKNFHQEDIPLEIVQHQEPKIDLETGKPVDFPENPELEWCPPGHGDLFSTIWESGLLDILERKGFEYLFISNSDNLGARPSRTLAQYFENTGAPFMVEVANRTYADRKGGHFVRDKKSGRLILREMTQVNPDDREAAEDIERHPYFNTNSIWVRIDVLKEKLTQYNGVLPLPIIRNYKTVDPTNPDSAKVVQLETAMGAAIGLFDGAICVQVDRMRFLPVKTTDDLFIMRSDRFHLTDSYEMEDGNYIFPDVKLDPKYYRNIEDFNDRFPYAIPSLAAANSVTINGDWTFGHDVVFYGDAVLKDQGKPSYVPNGEFVGPQGIEPDEWLW; encoded by the coding sequence ATGGCACCGCCGATAAAGACAGAGAACACTCGACTACGAAAGAGGTGCGGCTTGGAAGACGCCTTCGAAGCTTCGGCGCAAAAGATGCACGAAGCGCATATGAGCGATGTGGCCATTGCACAATTCAAGAGACTTTACGAGGAATGGCAGCACAACGCAGCCAGCAGCTGGATTCGCGAGGACGCTGTCGAGCCATTGCAGGATGTGCCCAGTTTCCATGACGTATACAAGACCATCGACCACGATCAGGCGGTTCACGCCTTCGCCAAGACGGCGTTCCTTAAGCTCAACGGCGGGCTCGGCACCTCGATGGGCTTGGACAAGGCGAAGTCACTGCTTCCCGTCCGCCGTCACAAAGCCCGCCCGATGCGTTTTATCGATATCATCATGGGCCAGGTCACCACGGCCCGCCAGCGTCTCAACGTTCCGCTGCCGTTGACCATGATGAATTCGTTCCGCACTTCCAAAGACACCATTGAGGCGCTTAAGGAAAGCAAGAATTTCCACCAGGAAGATATTCCGCTTGAGATTGTGCAGCATCAGGAGCCCAAGATCGATCTTGAAACGGGCAAACCGGTAGACTTTCCGGAAAATCCGGAATTGGAATGGTGTCCGCCGGGACACGGTGATCTGTTCTCCACCATCTGGGAATCCGGTCTGCTGGACATTCTGGAAAGAAAAGGTTTTGAATATCTATTTATATCCAATTCCGATAATCTCGGCGCACGTCCTTCGCGTACGCTCGCGCAGTATTTCGAGAACACCGGTGCGCCGTTCATGGTTGAAGTCGCCAACCGCACCTATGCGGACCGCAAGGGTGGCCACTTCGTCCGTGACAAGAAATCCGGCCGGCTCATCCTGCGCGAGATGACACAGGTCAATCCAGACGACAGGGAAGCCGCGGAAGACATAGAGCGTCACCCTTACTTCAACACAAACAGCATCTGGGTGCGCATTGATGTTTTGAAAGAAAAGCTCACACAATACAACGGTGTGCTGCCGTTGCCGATCATCCGAAACTACAAGACCGTCGACCCCACCAATCCCGACTCCGCCAAAGTGGTGCAGCTGGAAACAGCCATGGGTGCGGCGATCGGTCTTTTCGACGGCGCCATTTGCGTGCAGGTCGACCGCATGCGTTTCCTTCCGGTCAAAACCACCGACGATCTGTTCATCATGCGTTCCGACCGGTTCCATCTCACGGATTCCTACGAGATGGAGGATGGCAATTACATCTTCCCGGATGTGAAGCTTGACCCGAAGTATTACCGCAATATCGAGGATTTCAACGATCGTTTCCCATACGCGATCCCATCGCTGGCTGCCGCCAATTCGGTGACCATCAACGGCGATTGGACGTTCGGCCACGATGTCGTCTTCTATGGCGATGCGGTTTTGAAGGATCAGGGCAAGCCGAGCTACGTGCCTAACGGCGAATTCGTGGGGCCGCAGGGTATCGAGCCCGACGAATGGCTTTGGTGA